A single genomic interval of Aureliella helgolandensis harbors:
- a CDS encoding glycoside hydrolase family protein produces MKPRIILAFVMLACTASMLPVRAEDRVLFSFDDHSIPWRHNLKVTLVAAEKHPDNPVLRRGPEGAPDHGHAILYGTVLKDGDTFRMWYLGMIQTEIEKGQAPGWWRPMCYAESKDGVHWTKPELGLVELNGNKKNNICLIEGPVHSMTRVNDFLSVLYEPNDPDPSRRYKVAYIAHMPYDDIKGGMSNVGVQEQRVGATVCATSADGLSWEVVGDRPANAGGERFEVSSLYRFSDFYYSTGQLLSPWTWRADGSKTERQTLVFRSPDFQTWSQASAHAYSRPGQLTTPPVAGEQGHMGMGLWNRGNVMVGLHGMWQDAATSPEKGEHWNKGVHVDLGLVVSNDGVHFREPVPNFKVIARGEPGAWDDTALLQGHAFVNHADKTMIWYSHWDTSGQLKTMEIGLATLRRDGFGYLSAQEKDNDSEFITDFFELDEEDTIYLNVSGVSPNSPLTVELLDHRAQPIPEYSVAISTSGVHVPVVWPRPAHAGQKRALRVRYPVASPARVYAIYVSDRVRPSQQESHDE; encoded by the coding sequence ATGAAGCCCCGAATAATCCTCGCGTTTGTGATGCTGGCGTGTACCGCGAGTATGTTGCCGGTTCGCGCCGAAGACCGCGTTCTATTTTCGTTTGATGATCACAGCATTCCCTGGCGGCATAACCTGAAAGTTACGCTAGTTGCGGCGGAGAAACATCCAGACAACCCTGTGCTGCGCCGTGGCCCTGAGGGCGCGCCGGACCATGGCCACGCGATTTTGTACGGCACTGTTTTGAAAGACGGTGATACGTTTCGCATGTGGTATCTCGGTATGATTCAAACGGAGATTGAAAAAGGGCAAGCTCCCGGCTGGTGGCGACCAATGTGCTACGCTGAAAGTAAAGATGGCGTGCACTGGACGAAGCCTGAATTGGGATTGGTTGAACTCAACGGCAACAAAAAGAACAATATCTGCCTCATCGAAGGTCCTGTCCATTCAATGACGCGAGTCAACGACTTCCTCTCCGTCCTATACGAACCGAACGATCCGGATCCGAGTCGGCGTTACAAAGTGGCCTACATTGCTCATATGCCCTACGACGATATCAAGGGTGGCATGAGCAATGTAGGTGTCCAGGAACAGCGCGTCGGGGCAACGGTTTGCGCCACCAGTGCCGATGGCTTGAGCTGGGAAGTGGTGGGAGATCGTCCGGCCAATGCGGGCGGCGAACGTTTCGAAGTGTCCTCACTCTACCGCTTTAGCGATTTCTACTATTCAACCGGTCAACTACTCTCTCCGTGGACCTGGCGCGCTGACGGGAGCAAAACCGAACGCCAGACGCTGGTCTTTCGGTCGCCGGATTTCCAAACCTGGTCGCAGGCCTCCGCCCACGCCTACTCGCGGCCTGGACAACTCACCACTCCTCCGGTCGCGGGCGAGCAAGGGCACATGGGCATGGGATTATGGAATCGCGGCAATGTGATGGTCGGCTTGCACGGCATGTGGCAAGATGCTGCGACGAGCCCGGAAAAGGGAGAGCACTGGAACAAGGGAGTTCACGTCGATCTTGGCTTAGTCGTCAGCAACGACGGCGTGCATTTCCGCGAACCGGTACCCAATTTCAAAGTGATTGCACGCGGTGAGCCGGGGGCATGGGATGACACAGCGTTGCTACAGGGCCATGCGTTCGTCAATCACGCTGACAAGACAATGATTTGGTATTCCCACTGGGACACCTCCGGACAACTGAAGACCATGGAGATTGGCTTGGCGACCCTGCGCCGCGACGGCTTCGGCTACCTGTCAGCTCAGGAAAAAGACAACGACTCGGAATTCATCACCGACTTCTTTGAACTCGATGAAGAAGACACAATCTATTTGAACGTTTCCGGCGTATCCCCCAACTCACCGCTGACGGTCGAATTGTTGGATCATCGCGCTCAGCCGATTCCAGAATACTCCGTGGCGATTTCCACTAGCGGCGTCCATGTCCCTGTCGTCTGGCCCAGACCAGCACACGCAGGGCAAAAGCGGGCGTTGAGAGTACGTTACCCGGTCGCGTCTCCGGCACGGGTTTACGCGATATACGTTAGCGACAGAGTGCGTCCAAGTCAGCAGGAGAGCCACGATGAGTAA
- a CDS encoding alpha/beta hydrolase fold domain-containing protein produces the protein MSKSSNDSMQKSPAVAWLLTAGLQLLSVFWVARAAAQETQNPYPPMHRLTWQEYAGTLQFWESTYPQWVTLESRGLSGQNMPVYLVRITDRDVADEDKQICLITTLHCGPERTGTSGALTFIEWMLSDDPLAAETRRRQIILVMPVVNPVALFHTDRWGNEHGVESYVGRDRKGKAWDVETLTIRNPQEAPELMAVLSVVDEYQPEIHADFHGTGLQEYRPDQLGTRQTYHGQIMTEITGSAYSNSALRPWDWRVTEAMIDTGNAAGFPSDRFEADAQRTFWGSELNPLAKKVWPGKPMFYSQHYSYAKYHTMLCTQEVAWEQSIVARMKGLLRIGNRVWNDERQPSYPVNRLKHFVGHFVTAYGNTASERRKSRVELWSQQSQFALGFLYPQTDGRESLICATTAAAKRAVAAADLRELEVNLHEPFAADAHNIRKFLEAGPEIKLALDTPSAQLLAASDSDDVKLENGIGFRLRLPYRAPAEIEVQLNGRSLSPSPTDGYETWFADGFTQVHVNVPPAKASETELYFITCSYTPDEVRPTGWMPPAAVQERFATAQADATPATFTDMPYGKHFRQSMDVWLASASTPTPLVFYLHGGGWSAQDKTDIHQHLDVREFLNAGISVASVNYRLLQDANAAEVSPPVQWPLQDAARALQYLRSNAEAWKIDSARIGACGVSAGGCSSLWLALHDEMAEENSDDLVARESTRLLCAAGKAPQTSLDPQQLKEWIPNYEYGGSAFGFPGATRPDSFALFLAARDSLLPEIQRYSPIEHASQDDPPIFMEFPAQDKAPILGERQTDPTHSAVSGLMLQQRLHALGVDSELRYQGDRKTGSANMQQFLMRQLKGDGLE, from the coding sequence ATGAGTAAAAGTTCGAACGACTCCATGCAAAAATCACCTGCTGTAGCTTGGCTGCTGACTGCGGGACTGCAGCTTCTCAGCGTCTTCTGGGTGGCGCGGGCAGCGGCTCAGGAAACGCAAAATCCCTATCCTCCAATGCATCGCCTAACTTGGCAGGAATATGCAGGCACCCTCCAATTCTGGGAAAGCACCTATCCACAATGGGTCACTCTTGAGTCACGGGGGCTCAGCGGGCAGAACATGCCCGTGTATCTGGTCAGAATCACGGATCGTGATGTGGCCGATGAAGATAAGCAAATCTGCCTAATCACGACACTACATTGCGGACCGGAGCGAACTGGAACGTCAGGAGCATTGACCTTTATTGAGTGGATGCTGAGCGATGATCCATTGGCGGCAGAGACTCGACGGCGGCAGATCATTCTCGTCATGCCAGTCGTGAACCCTGTGGCGTTGTTTCATACAGACCGCTGGGGTAACGAACACGGCGTCGAGTCCTATGTCGGGCGGGATCGCAAGGGCAAGGCCTGGGACGTGGAAACGCTAACGATCCGCAATCCCCAGGAGGCACCGGAACTGATGGCCGTGTTATCCGTGGTCGACGAATATCAACCCGAGATTCACGCTGATTTCCATGGTACGGGTCTTCAGGAATACAGACCTGACCAACTCGGTACGCGACAAACCTACCACGGCCAAATCATGACAGAGATTACGGGAAGCGCTTATTCGAACAGCGCACTGCGTCCCTGGGATTGGCGAGTGACCGAAGCCATGATCGATACCGGAAACGCGGCCGGATTTCCGTCGGATCGATTTGAGGCGGATGCACAGCGCACTTTCTGGGGTTCTGAACTGAATCCATTGGCAAAGAAGGTATGGCCTGGAAAACCGATGTTCTACTCACAGCACTATTCCTATGCCAAGTACCACACGATGCTCTGCACTCAAGAGGTGGCCTGGGAGCAAAGCATCGTTGCAAGAATGAAAGGACTGTTGCGCATCGGCAACCGAGTCTGGAATGACGAGCGGCAGCCGAGCTATCCGGTCAATCGACTGAAGCATTTCGTCGGGCACTTCGTCACCGCGTATGGCAACACGGCATCTGAGCGTCGCAAGAGCCGCGTTGAGCTATGGTCCCAACAAAGTCAATTTGCACTTGGATTCCTATATCCGCAAACAGATGGTCGCGAGAGCCTGATTTGTGCGACCACGGCTGCAGCCAAACGGGCCGTAGCCGCAGCTGATCTTCGCGAGTTGGAAGTGAATCTGCACGAGCCGTTCGCTGCTGACGCTCACAACATCAGGAAATTCCTCGAAGCTGGCCCGGAGATTAAGCTAGCCCTCGACACCCCGAGTGCGCAGCTGCTTGCCGCGAGCGATTCGGATGACGTTAAGCTTGAGAACGGCATCGGCTTCCGTCTGCGTTTGCCTTACCGTGCCCCAGCTGAGATCGAAGTACAGCTCAATGGCCGCTCCCTGTCCCCCAGTCCCACCGATGGCTACGAAACCTGGTTCGCGGATGGCTTCACGCAAGTGCATGTCAACGTTCCACCTGCCAAGGCCAGCGAGACGGAACTGTATTTCATCACCTGCTCATATACGCCGGACGAGGTTCGCCCCACCGGCTGGATGCCTCCGGCTGCCGTCCAAGAACGATTTGCAACAGCCCAAGCCGATGCTACGCCCGCCACTTTCACAGACATGCCCTACGGAAAACACTTTCGTCAGTCGATGGATGTTTGGCTGGCGTCAGCTTCAACGCCCACTCCGCTTGTGTTTTACCTCCACGGCGGCGGATGGTCAGCCCAGGACAAGACCGATATCCATCAACACCTCGATGTGCGTGAATTTCTGAACGCTGGCATTTCCGTAGCCTCAGTCAACTATCGACTGCTCCAGGATGCCAATGCCGCCGAGGTCAGCCCGCCTGTACAATGGCCTCTGCAGGATGCCGCGCGTGCGTTGCAATATCTACGTTCGAATGCTGAAGCATGGAAGATTGACTCAGCCCGCATTGGCGCCTGTGGAGTTAGCGCCGGTGGATGCTCCTCGCTGTGGTTAGCTCTCCATGACGAGATGGCTGAGGAAAATAGTGACGACCTAGTTGCCCGCGAATCTACGCGATTGCTGTGCGCTGCAGGCAAAGCACCACAAACGTCGCTCGACCCGCAACAACTGAAAGAATGGATTCCGAACTACGAGTACGGGGGCAGCGCGTTCGGGTTTCCGGGTGCGACCCGTCCAGATTCCTTTGCGTTGTTCCTCGCCGCACGTGATTCGCTACTTCCAGAAATTCAACGTTATTCCCCCATCGAACACGCCAGCCAGGACGATCCTCCGATCTTCATGGAATTTCCTGCACAGGACAAAGCTCCCATTCTTGGAGAGCGGCAGACAGACCCCACGCATTCAGCAGTTTCTGGACTCATGCTACAGCAGCGGCTGCATGCACTGGGCGTCGATTCGGAACTGCGTTATCAAGGCGATCGCAAGACGGGCAGTGCGAATATGCAGCAGTTTCTAATGCGCCAACTAAAGGGGGATGGCTTGGAATGA
- a CDS encoding glycoside hydrolase family protein, which produces MRYLLAILSLLASPLTLLCHTAIGADDEVVHIGNRRELLVDHHLIEELDHVRLVLNRPRDEGVALKFDNPWEGPFCGYCTVIKDGDQYRAYYRGRPEAGADGDPGEVYCCAESEDGIVWTKPELELFTVRGHSKNNIILAEAAPVTHNFSPMLDTRPGVPADERYKAIGGTMTSGLIAMISADGIHWKKLRDEPVIATTMVPYKYMFDSQNLAFWSTHENKYICYFRVFEDGIRRICRSTSDDFLQWSEPVLMEYRNPTSEPPIEQLYTNQTHPYFRAPHLYVSIAARFMPGRQVLTEAQANAIDVSPQYFRDTSDAILMTSRGGKFYDRTFLGGFVRPGIGARNWVSRTNYPALNIVQTGPTEMSVYLNQDYAQPTSHLRRYSMRLDGFASAQAPHSGGELLTKPLTFTGRELAINFGTSAAGGIRVEIQDPAGNPLPGFSLDEATEQIGNEIKRVVTWKSGSDVASLSGKPVRLRFVMKDADLYAFKFDD; this is translated from the coding sequence ATGCGATACCTACTGGCTATTCTTTCGCTGCTTGCCTCGCCACTCACACTGCTATGCCATACCGCTATCGGAGCGGATGACGAGGTGGTTCACATTGGTAACCGTCGTGAACTGCTTGTCGATCATCACCTGATAGAAGAACTCGATCATGTTCGACTGGTTCTCAACCGACCGCGTGATGAAGGCGTAGCGTTGAAGTTTGACAATCCCTGGGAGGGGCCGTTCTGTGGCTACTGCACCGTGATCAAGGATGGCGATCAGTATCGCGCTTACTATCGCGGTAGGCCCGAAGCGGGAGCGGACGGGGATCCAGGCGAAGTGTATTGCTGTGCCGAGTCCGAAGACGGTATCGTATGGACCAAACCGGAACTCGAACTTTTCACTGTGCGAGGCCACTCGAAGAACAACATTATCCTTGCCGAAGCAGCACCGGTGACTCACAATTTCAGTCCAATGCTCGATACTCGCCCAGGAGTCCCGGCAGACGAGCGATACAAGGCGATCGGAGGCACCATGACCAGCGGTCTGATTGCCATGATCTCAGCCGACGGAATTCATTGGAAGAAGCTCCGCGATGAACCTGTCATTGCCACCACGATGGTTCCCTACAAATACATGTTTGATTCCCAAAATCTGGCCTTCTGGTCTACCCACGAGAATAAGTACATCTGCTACTTTCGGGTTTTTGAAGACGGCATCCGTCGTATCTGCCGCTCCACCAGCGATGACTTTCTTCAATGGTCCGAGCCAGTTTTGATGGAGTACCGCAATCCAACCAGCGAGCCCCCGATCGAGCAGCTCTACACGAATCAGACACATCCCTATTTCCGCGCCCCGCATCTCTATGTCTCCATCGCCGCAAGGTTCATGCCAGGACGTCAGGTGCTCACAGAGGCCCAGGCCAATGCGATCGACGTCTCTCCTCAATATTTCCGGGACACCTCGGATGCCATATTGATGACCTCTCGAGGTGGTAAGTTCTACGACCGAACGTTTTTGGGTGGCTTCGTGCGGCCCGGTATTGGAGCACGCAACTGGGTATCGCGAACGAACTACCCCGCTCTGAATATTGTGCAAACGGGTCCCACCGAAATGTCCGTCTATCTGAACCAGGACTACGCTCAACCGACGTCTCACCTACGAAGATACTCCATGCGTTTGGATGGATTTGCATCGGCTCAGGCACCTCATTCTGGCGGGGAACTGTTGACCAAACCGTTGACGTTCACTGGGCGTGAATTGGCCATTAACTTTGGAACTTCAGCGGCAGGCGGCATTCGTGTTGAAATTCAGGATCCAGCCGGAAACCCGCTTCCAGGGTTCTCCCTCGACGAAGCCACTGAGCAGATTGGCAATGAGATCAAACGCGTGGTTACGTGGAAGTCAGGCAGCGATGTTGCCTCGCTCTCAGGAAAGCCTGTTCGCTTGCGATTTGTCATGAAAGACGCTGATCTCTACGCCTTTAAGTTTGATGACTAG
- the hxpB gene encoding hexitol phosphatase HxpB, producing MLEAAVFDMDGLMIDSQPYWQTAQLEILSTLGVPITRQDTLQTTGMRVDEIVQLCYDTSPWDSVSREEVCQAIVDRVIELVNQHKPAMPGLEHAIEVFRKRGVRLAIASSSPLSLITATIEALKLDGVFEVKMSGAELPYAKPHPAVYLNVCNALGVQPTRAVALEDSFIGLLAAKSAQMKTIVIPESTVANDQRFLIADRQLNSLQEISDQLLESL from the coding sequence ATGCTTGAAGCAGCAGTGTTTGACATGGACGGATTGATGATCGATTCACAACCGTATTGGCAGACGGCCCAACTAGAAATCCTCTCGACGCTGGGCGTTCCGATCACGCGTCAGGACACGCTCCAAACGACTGGCATGCGCGTCGATGAGATCGTTCAGTTGTGCTATGACACATCTCCGTGGGATTCAGTAAGTCGCGAAGAAGTCTGCCAAGCGATCGTCGATCGTGTGATTGAATTGGTGAACCAACACAAACCCGCGATGCCCGGCCTAGAGCACGCAATTGAGGTTTTCCGCAAACGAGGAGTGAGACTCGCAATCGCCTCTTCTTCTCCCTTAAGTCTGATCACGGCAACCATTGAAGCGTTGAAGCTAGACGGTGTTTTCGAAGTAAAAATGTCGGGCGCAGAGCTTCCCTATGCCAAACCGCATCCCGCAGTCTACCTGAACGTCTGCAATGCTCTAGGCGTCCAGCCAACGAGGGCGGTTGCTCTCGAAGATTCCTTCATTGGCCTACTAGCCGCCAAATCGGCTCAGATGAAGACAATCGTGATTCCGGAATCGACGGTCGCCAATGACCAACGATTTCTTATAGCAGACCGTCAGCTCAACTCGTTGCAAGAGATCTCTGACCAGCTGCTCGAGTCACTTTGA
- a CDS encoding GreA/GreB family elongation factor, whose product MSARMITITRTDLHRLTEILDSELTLAIVGQRAHLRELRENLQRATVVESPDMLPDVVTMNSTVYVHDLDRSETDVYTLVYPEEACIAEGKLSILSPLGVEILGRRVGEAVTVHVLDRESRKRIDKLSFQPERVGAFHL is encoded by the coding sequence ATGTCTGCAAGAATGATTACGATTACACGCACTGACCTGCACCGACTCACCGAGATACTTGACAGTGAGCTTACGCTTGCCATCGTTGGGCAGCGCGCCCATTTGAGGGAGCTTCGTGAGAACTTGCAGCGGGCAACCGTAGTCGAATCGCCGGACATGCTGCCCGATGTGGTGACGATGAATTCAACAGTCTACGTGCACGATCTTGATCGCAGCGAAACCGATGTCTACACGCTCGTTTATCCAGAGGAGGCATGCATCGCCGAAGGGAAACTCTCGATTCTTTCTCCATTGGGAGTGGAGATCCTAGGCCGCAGAGTTGGTGAAGCAGTCACGGTTCATGTATTGGATCGTGAGTCTCGGAAGCGTATCGACAAACTCTCTTTCCAACCCGAGCGGGTCGGAGCGTTTCACCTCTGA
- a CDS encoding beta/alpha barrel domain-containing protein translates to MSFDLSTNYGGLQLRSPIIVGSCPMTASVQNRIAMESAGAGAVVLPSLFEEHVIAWKLRNGGNASEREQRLIDRVNRLTQDTLVPDVETYLSVLDRAHVQCSIPVIASLNGESAGDWLDFAGELQSAGAKAIELNIHHRPVGLHDTPRDLENQVIEVVRMMRESISVPLFLKLHREYTSVAHLARRLVSGVQGLVLYARDPEIDISLYDCQLKSNWGLTAPGSISPTLQALMSVYGHCPSMPLAGNGGIAQPEDVIKILLAGADAAMIVSAIYRQGPDVIRTMLDGLVQYMESNRLGSLNALRARRPLEFASDEERLTLIRGLTSNAGASRINSYENIMESDRWGHLVRSSPLNIGGNSPTE, encoded by the coding sequence ATGTCATTCGATCTCTCGACCAATTACGGCGGGCTGCAGCTACGCTCGCCAATCATCGTCGGTTCTTGCCCGATGACAGCCAGTGTGCAAAACAGGATCGCCATGGAAAGCGCTGGGGCGGGAGCTGTCGTCCTGCCTTCGTTGTTCGAGGAGCACGTTATCGCGTGGAAATTAAGGAACGGAGGCAATGCAAGCGAGCGTGAGCAACGATTGATTGACCGAGTCAACCGCCTCACGCAGGACACACTAGTCCCCGACGTGGAGACGTATTTGTCCGTGTTGGACCGAGCGCACGTGCAATGCTCTATTCCGGTGATTGCCAGCTTAAACGGAGAGAGTGCGGGCGATTGGCTCGACTTTGCAGGAGAATTGCAATCTGCTGGAGCGAAAGCCATTGAATTGAACATTCATCATCGACCAGTCGGTCTCCACGATACTCCTCGCGACTTGGAAAACCAAGTCATCGAGGTCGTACGAATGATGCGTGAATCGATCTCGGTCCCACTTTTTTTGAAACTTCATCGGGAATACACCAGCGTCGCCCACTTAGCACGACGTCTCGTCTCAGGCGTGCAAGGGTTGGTGCTCTATGCTCGAGATCCTGAAATCGACATATCTTTGTACGACTGTCAACTCAAATCCAACTGGGGACTGACGGCGCCCGGTTCGATCTCACCGACCCTCCAAGCCCTGATGAGTGTCTACGGGCACTGCCCGTCCATGCCGTTAGCGGGCAATGGAGGAATTGCACAGCCTGAGGACGTGATCAAAATTCTGCTGGCGGGAGCCGACGCAGCCATGATCGTTTCGGCAATCTACCGCCAGGGCCCAGACGTGATCCGTACAATGCTCGACGGACTGGTTCAATACATGGAAAGCAACCGACTAGGTTCGCTGAACGCCTTGCGGGCCCGTCGTCCCCTCGAATTTGCTAGCGATGAAGAGCGGCTAACACTGATACGCGGACTCACTTCGAATGCTGGTGCTAGCAGAATCAATTCCTATGAGAACATCATGGAATCCGACCGTTGGGGCCATCTCGTCCGCAGCTCGCCTCTAAACATTGGCGGGAATAGTCCCACGGAATAA
- a CDS encoding sialidase family protein, with protein sequence MLFPVLLLVVAVPLHAETEVHSVITGRTWQGIPGLERTAKGRVFVSWFTEGPKEPSPENTVLLCYSDDQAKSFNAPEVMAEPKRGTRCFDPTLWIDPKGRLWYIFNRGNPETAQHDVWARVCDDPDAKVPLFGAEFRIDLQCPYAFRMNKPTVLSSGAWLMSVTHASEPIGSWFAREKQLQGVGISSDAGETWDLHGALEAQRHNRRAKPQG encoded by the coding sequence ATGTTGTTTCCCGTTCTTCTCTTAGTTGTGGCGGTTCCGTTGCACGCCGAGACCGAAGTTCATTCGGTGATTACGGGACGCACTTGGCAGGGGATACCGGGACTTGAGCGTACGGCAAAGGGCCGTGTGTTCGTGTCCTGGTTTACAGAGGGCCCCAAAGAACCATCGCCTGAGAACACGGTGCTGCTGTGCTACAGTGACGATCAGGCAAAATCCTTCAACGCGCCAGAAGTCATGGCCGAACCGAAACGCGGTACGCGGTGCTTCGATCCTACGCTCTGGATCGATCCGAAAGGTCGCCTGTGGTACATCTTTAATCGTGGCAACCCGGAGACCGCCCAGCACGATGTGTGGGCACGAGTGTGCGATGATCCCGATGCCAAGGTGCCGCTCTTTGGCGCAGAGTTCCGAATTGACCTCCAGTGCCCGTATGCCTTCCGCATGAACAAGCCGACCGTGCTTTCCAGCGGAGCATGGCTCATGTCCGTCACGCATGCCAGCGAGCCGATCGGAAGCTGGTTCGCTCGGGAAAAGCAGCTCCAGGGAGTCGGCATCTCCAGCGATGCAGGCGAGACTTGGGATCTGCATGGCGCGCTCGAAGCCCAACGGCACAATCGCCGAGCCAAACCACAGGGATAG
- a CDS encoding type VI secretion system Vgr family protein, whose amino-acid sequence MATRLLELIPNGLFGDKAIVTSLSGREEISQPYEFSLTISSPKDKLKPEEIIGQPLAVKIDRGDEAPRFVHGYISHMWAGDYSQTEDDKSAPSRCYRVRLVPWLWFMTRASRCFVYLPEKLEKSIQEVIDELFERVESYRHVQTWNETGAASILKSRKVEHCVQYRETDFNFLTRTLEQYGVYYYFRHEQDKHTLILSDQPNYQDAPESKVEYHPSEAGHISIDAISSWEHAYEFVPGKYEQTDYDFKQPSTNLKVSTAKHNLIPLSNNSGYEVFNFPGEYMQKDDGEKEVIRRMEEEESRFNLVQGSSFCKSFSPGYTFKLTKHHSCHDEEGKSYLITSITHSATQAGTFSGHGEGDSYSNQFSCMPKESQFRPPRKTPRPYLPSVQTAVVVGPSGEEIYTDEFGRVKVQFHWDREGKRDENTSCWMRVSQVHAGVGFGGIDIPRVGEEVIVSFIEGDLDCPVVTGRLYHKESMPPFGLPNAKKVSGIKTKTYKGSGYNEMSMDDTPGQELINIHAQYDMTTTVEHDDTQTVHNDRTITVNGKHTETIKKDTTIKITEGKLDHDVVDGTATFHVKKAVTENYDATQDTTVKQKLTVTSTTEDIYIDGKTKITLHSGKSEIILEESGVITIKALEINVLGDKMVKISGKMVEASGGKEAKLGVGNQNITCDLTKAAISGAAINSSAVGMHEITGALVKIN is encoded by the coding sequence ATGGCCACGCGATTGCTCGAGTTAATCCCTAATGGGCTATTTGGCGACAAGGCGATCGTCACTTCACTGTCGGGTCGTGAAGAGATTTCACAGCCCTATGAATTTTCGTTGACGATCTCCTCCCCCAAAGACAAGTTAAAGCCAGAGGAAATCATTGGCCAACCGTTGGCGGTCAAGATTGACCGAGGAGACGAAGCGCCAAGATTTGTACATGGCTACATCAGTCATATGTGGGCGGGAGACTATAGCCAAACCGAGGACGACAAATCGGCGCCGTCGCGCTGTTATCGAGTGCGGCTGGTCCCTTGGCTGTGGTTCATGACCCGCGCCTCGCGGTGTTTTGTCTACTTACCAGAAAAACTGGAAAAATCGATTCAGGAGGTGATCGATGAATTGTTTGAACGAGTCGAGAGTTATCGACATGTGCAGACCTGGAATGAAACGGGAGCCGCCTCGATTCTCAAGTCTCGAAAAGTTGAGCATTGTGTCCAGTACCGCGAGACCGACTTCAACTTTCTTACTCGCACGCTCGAGCAATATGGCGTCTACTACTATTTCCGTCATGAACAGGACAAGCATACGCTCATCCTTTCCGATCAGCCGAATTACCAAGACGCCCCCGAGTCGAAAGTCGAATATCATCCCTCCGAGGCAGGGCATATTTCTATTGATGCCATCAGTTCCTGGGAGCACGCCTACGAATTTGTGCCTGGGAAATATGAACAGACCGACTACGACTTCAAGCAACCGTCTACGAACCTAAAAGTCAGCACGGCCAAGCATAATTTGATCCCGCTGTCGAACAACAGCGGCTACGAGGTATTTAACTTTCCCGGCGAGTACATGCAGAAGGATGACGGCGAAAAAGAGGTCATCCGCCGCATGGAAGAAGAAGAGTCACGATTCAACTTGGTGCAGGGCTCCAGTTTTTGCAAGAGCTTTAGCCCCGGCTATACCTTCAAGTTAACCAAGCATCACAGTTGCCACGACGAAGAGGGAAAGAGTTACCTGATCACATCGATCACGCATTCGGCCACGCAAGCCGGCACCTTCTCTGGGCATGGTGAGGGGGACAGTTATTCGAATCAGTTCTCCTGCATGCCTAAGGAAAGTCAGTTTCGCCCCCCGCGTAAAACGCCTCGTCCCTATTTGCCGAGCGTGCAAACGGCGGTCGTGGTAGGCCCCTCTGGTGAAGAGATCTATACGGACGAATTTGGACGGGTGAAGGTTCAATTCCACTGGGATCGCGAAGGCAAACGCGATGAGAATACTTCCTGCTGGATGCGTGTCAGTCAAGTCCATGCGGGGGTCGGCTTTGGCGGTATCGACATTCCCCGCGTGGGCGAGGAAGTGATCGTTTCGTTCATTGAAGGCGATCTCGATTGTCCAGTCGTCACCGGGCGTTTATACCACAAGGAATCGATGCCTCCGTTTGGACTTCCCAACGCAAAGAAAGTCAGTGGCATCAAAACCAAGACCTACAAAGGTTCTGGTTATAACGAGATGTCGATGGACGACACCCCAGGGCAGGAACTGATCAATATCCATGCTCAGTACGACATGACCACCACCGTCGAACACGATGACACGCAAACGGTTCACAATGATCGGACCATTACCGTCAACGGCAAGCACACCGAGACGATCAAGAAAGATACGACGATCAAGATCACTGAGGGAAAGCTGGATCACGATGTCGTTGATGGGACTGCCACCTTTCACGTCAAAAAAGCTGTTACGGAGAATTACGACGCTACCCAGGATACTACCGTCAAGCAGAAGCTCACCGTTACATCGACCACGGAAGATATCTATATCGACGGCAAGACGAAAATTACGCTCCACAGTGGTAAGAGCGAGATCATTCTGGAAGAGAGTGGTGTCATCACAATCAAGGCGCTTGAGATCAACGTGCTGGGTGACAAAATGGTCAAAATCTCGGGAAAAATGGTGGAAGCTAGCGGCGGCAAAGAGGCAAAGTTAGGAGTGGGAAATCAAAACATTACCTGTGACCTGACCAAAGCGGCAATATCCGGGGCGGCTATCAATTCCTCAGCCGTTGGTATGCACGAAATCACGGGAGCGTTGGTGAAGATCAACTAA